The Geoglobus acetivorans genome window below encodes:
- a CDS encoding type II toxin-antitoxin system mRNA interferase toxin, RelE/StbE family — MYRYFISKNLESKLKKIHKKNRKFYETVIKKIEEIIKNPQHYKPLRYDLKGLRRVHVERSFVLIFEIDEENGVVRFLDLDHHDKIYKRR; from the coding sequence ATGTACAGATATTTCATAAGTAAAAATTTAGAATCAAAGCTGAAAAAGATACACAAGAAAAACAGGAAATTCTACGAAACTGTAATCAAAAAAATTGAGGAAATTATAAAAAATCCACAGCACTACAAGCCTTTAAGATACGATCTGAAGGGTTTGAGAAGGGTTCACGTTGAGAGGTCGTTTGTTCTGATTTTTGAAATCGATGAAGAAAATGGGGTGGTTAGATTCCTCGATTTAGACCATCACGACAAAATTTACAAGAGAAGATGA